In Subdoligranulum variabile, the genomic stretch ACCGCGCTGGATCTTCTGCATGAGCAGGGCGATACCGATTATCCCAATTACGACAGCCAGATGGAGGACATCCGCACCCGGATGGCTGCGGCAGAGGATTCTGTCTGGAATGCCAGCCTCTATGCCGCCTGGCTGAACACTTTGCGTCCTCTTACCGAAGCCCGGGGCGAAGGCTGGCCGCAGTATATGCAGACCAACGTCTGGCGCGCCAAATCACTGACCAGTTTTCTGGGCAGCTGGACCGAACTCAAACACGATACCGCTCTCTACAGCAAGCAGGTCTATGCCGAAATGGGCGGTGGCGGTGGCATCGAGGAAGCCGATGACCGCGGCTGGGTGGAGACTGAGCCGGTAGTATTTGGCCGGCTGGCGGCGCTTTCCCAGGCAACCGCGGACGGGTTGGAATCGCTGGGGCTGCTGGACGATGCCTCCCGGGACAACCTGAATAAACTCTATGAACTGAATTACCAGCTGATGGTCATTGCCGAAAAAGAGCTGCGCAACGAACTGCCCAGTGACGAAGAGTTTGAACTGATCCGCAGTTTTGGCGGACAGCTGGAACATTTCTGGCTGGAGACGGTGGCCACCGTCGACCAGAGCTTTGTAACCCCGCAGGAGCATCCTGCCGCACTGGTGGCCGACATTGCCACCGACCCCAATGGATCTGTGCTGCAGACCGCCACCGACGTGGGCACGATCTATGTGATCGTCAGTGTGGACGGCTCGCCGCGCATCGCCGTAGGAACCGTTTACACCTTCTACCAGTTCACCCAGCCGCTGGACCAGCGCATGACCGATCAGGACTGGTGGGTAGCCACCGGCAGAGCCCCCGACGAGGAGGGAAACTTCCACTGGGAGGACCGTCCCGCCCCCGCCGCCTGGACTGACAGCTTTTCGGTGTCCGATACCTATCGGGGCGCCTGATGAAGAAAAGAATCGGCTGGTTTCTCTATGCGCTGCTGCTGGCAGGGGTCTGTCTGCCTTTGCTCTGGGCGCGTGGCATGTTCCTCCCCCGCGGCGCTCCCCATGAAGAAGAAGTGTCCTTTGCGGAGGGAACATTCCTCACACTGACGTTGACCGGCAGCCGCTTTACCGCAGCGGCCGGAGAAAAAACACTGTGGCAGAGTGCCCCCGGTCTGCATGTACAGGATTACCTTGCCATGGATATTGACCGGGATGGCAGCACCGAGCTGTTGCTTCTGGTATGGCGGCGTGGCAATTACGGATCCAGCCGCCCCTTCTGGGTCAAACGCAACGATACCCGCTGGAGTCAGCACATTTTTATCTACGATTACGACTCTCCATCGGGCACCTTCGTGCCGCAGTGGATGTCCAGCCAACTGCGGCCGGAGGTAGCCCGATGGTCGGTTTACTCTTCCGATGAACTGTTTATTCTGACGCCGGACGGCGACGAGACCCTATGGCAATGGGGTCAATGGGGTCTTGTGCGCACCGACATGGGATGACTTGCCATGATACTGTTTACTTCCTGCTTTACCAAAACCAAGGAATACGAAAAACTGGCGCATGCGCTCTCCGAACCAGGGGCATGCGCCTTATTTGGGCTGCCCGGTTCCGGCCGGGCGCTGGTCTATGCCGCACTGTGCCGCACGCTGGAACGTCCCCTCTGCATCGTGACGCCCGGGGAAGCCGAGGCCACCCGCTTTGCCGGGGACCTCAACACGCTGGGAATTCCGGCAGCGGTCTTCCCTGCCCGGGATTACGTGCTGCGCCCCATCGAGGGCACCGCCCGGGAATACGAATATCGCCGCCTGGGCGTTCTGGGCGATCTGGTGGGCGGACGGTTGCAGGCGGTCTGCGTCTCGGAGGAGGCCCTGACCCAGTACACCACCCCCAAAGCCGATTTTTGTGCCAACACACGCACCCTGCGCCCCGGTGATTCCCTGCCCCGCACCGAGCTGACCTCTCTTCTGCATGGGGCCGGCTATACCCGCCGTACCCAGGTGGATGGTCCCGGTCAGTTTTCCATCCGGGGTGACATCGTGGACCTCTATGCGCCCGATATGAAACTGCCGGTCCGCATGGAATTCTGGGGCGACGAGATCGACACCATGCACACCTTTGATCTGACCACCCAGCGGCGCGAAGATCCGGTGGAAAAGATCTATGTCAGCCCGGCCCGGGAGGTGCTTTTCGGTGCCCCGGCCGACGCTGCCGCACTGCTGCGTGCTTTCCTGAAAAAACAGCGGGGCCAAAAACGCACAGCGCTGGAAGTCTGCATGGCGCCCGAACTGGCCCAGCTGGATGGTGGCGCGGTGCCGGTGAATCTGGACAAATACCTGGCCGTCCGCTATCCCGAGCCCGCCACGCTGCTGGACTATTTTGACGATCCGCTGTTGATTCTGGAGGAGCCTGCTTCCCTGCGGGAAGCCCAGCGGGCCACTGCCTACCGCCGCGGCGAGGAAATTACCACTCTGCTCAACGACGGAGTGCTGGCTGCCGGACTTGAAAAGCTCTATGCCGACGCCGCCTGGCTCTGGACACAGCCGGCCCGCTGCCGCACCATCTGTGCCGAAAACTTTGCCCGCAGCATGCCGGACATCGCCCTGAAAGAGATCGTCAACGCCCCGGCGCATTCGCTGCCCGCCTGGGCCGGTGAAGTTGCCCATCTGCTGGAAGATCTGCAGCCGCTGTGCGACGGCGGGGCATCCGTGACCGTACTGGCCGGCACGCCCCGTGCCGCCGCAGGCCTGGCTGCCGACCTGCGGGTCAAGGGACTCAACGTCACCACCGACGAAACCGCTGCGCCCTCCGCCGGACTGGTGCAGGTGCTGCCGGGGCAGCTCTCTGCCGGATGCAGCCTCCCCTTTGCTAAATACGCAGTATTCACGGCGCGTGCTTTCGGTGTGAGCACCGCCCAGAAAAAGAAAAAGCGCAACAAAGATGCGCTGAACAGCTTAAGTGAGATCTCGCCCGGTGACCTGGTCGTCCACCAGAACCACGGTATCGGCCGCTATGCCGGCATCCAGCGGATGGCGGTACAGGGGGTCACCAAGGATTACCTGCGCATCGAATACGACAAGAAGGACGTTCTGTATGTGCCGGTCACCCAGCTGGACCTGCTGTCCCGCTACACGGCACCGGGTGACAAAGACAATGTAAAGCTGAGCCGTTTGGGCGGCAGCGACTGGGCCAAGACCCGCAAAAAGGTCCGTGCCGCCACCGAGGCCATGGCCAAGGAGCTGATCGAGCTCTATGCCCGCCGCAAACAGGCCAAAGGATACGCCTTCCCTGCCGACGATACCTGGCAGGGGGATTTTGAGCAGCGTTTTGCCTACGAGGAGACCCCCGACCAGCTCACCTGCGCCGCCGATATCAAGCACGATATGGAACAGCCCTGGCCTATGGACCGGCTGCTCTGCGGCGACGTGGGGGTGGGCAAAACCGAAGTAGCCCTGCGCGCTGCCTTCAAATGCGTGATGGGCGGCAAGCAATGTGCCATTCTGGCTCCCACCACCATCCTGGCCTGGCAGCACTTCAACACGGCCATTGCCCGGATGGAGGCCTACCCCATCCGCATCGGCCTGCTCTCCCGCTACCGCAGCAGCAAGGAGCAGAAAGAAACCCTGCGCGGTCTCAAGGACGGCACCGTGGACATCGTCGTCGGCACCCACCGGTTGCTCTCGGATGACGTGAAATTCCGGGACCTGGGCCTTGTCATCATCGACGAGGAGCAGCGTTTCGGCGTCAAGCACAAGGAAAAGCTCAAGGAGGCTTTCATCGGGGTGGATATGCTGACCCTGTCGGCTACCCCCATCCCCCGCACGCTGAATATGGCGTTGTCCGGGAT encodes the following:
- the mfd gene encoding transcription-repair coupling factor; the encoded protein is MILFTSCFTKTKEYEKLAHALSEPGACALFGLPGSGRALVYAALCRTLERPLCIVTPGEAEATRFAGDLNTLGIPAAVFPARDYVLRPIEGTAREYEYRRLGVLGDLVGGRLQAVCVSEEALTQYTTPKADFCANTRTLRPGDSLPRTELTSLLHGAGYTRRTQVDGPGQFSIRGDIVDLYAPDMKLPVRMEFWGDEIDTMHTFDLTTQRREDPVEKIYVSPAREVLFGAPADAAALLRAFLKKQRGQKRTALEVCMAPELAQLDGGAVPVNLDKYLAVRYPEPATLLDYFDDPLLILEEPASLREAQRATAYRRGEEITTLLNDGVLAAGLEKLYADAAWLWTQPARCRTICAENFARSMPDIALKEIVNAPAHSLPAWAGEVAHLLEDLQPLCDGGASVTVLAGTPRAAAGLAADLRVKGLNVTTDETAAPSAGLVQVLPGQLSAGCSLPFAKYAVFTARAFGVSTAQKKKKRNKDALNSLSEISPGDLVVHQNHGIGRYAGIQRMAVQGVTKDYLRIEYDKKDVLYVPVTQLDLLSRYTAPGDKDNVKLSRLGGSDWAKTRKKVRAATEAMAKELIELYARRKQAKGYAFPADDTWQGDFEQRFAYEETPDQLTCAADIKHDMEQPWPMDRLLCGDVGVGKTEVALRAAFKCVMGGKQCAILAPTTILAWQHFNTAIARMEAYPIRIGLLSRYRSSKEQKETLRGLKDGTVDIVVGTHRLLSDDVKFRDLGLVIIDEEQRFGVKHKEKLKEAFIGVDMLTLSATPIPRTLNMALSGIRDMSTIEQPPFERQPVETYVLEYDEGIVSEAIRKELARGGQVYYLHNRVDTINECAARIGKMVPGARVGIAHGKMTEEQISSVWQQLLDNEIDVLVCTTLIETGVDVRNCNTLIIENADRMGLSQLYQLRGRVGRSSRKAYAYFTFTRDKVLTEVAAKRLSAIREFTAFGSGFRIAMRDLQIRGAGSLLGHSQHGHMEAVGYDLYVKMLGQAIATARGETPPPDKSDCLVDISIDAYLPEDYIPDPAGRIEAYKRIAAIETTADAEDVLDELIDRYGSPPKSVQGLVDVSLVRVTAARVGIVEIVQRNDLLILYSDVVGPQQLAAVMEQYPHRVLYNALGRPYFSLRVQKGENPLVLLRDVVTLLPGATPTAS